Proteins from a genomic interval of Microbacterium abyssi:
- the tmk gene encoding dTMP kinase has translation MTARPGLWITLEGGDGSGKTTQAEILESWLRDADHTVLRTREPGGSEVGQLIRDIVLHHRGDIAPRAEALLYAADRAHHVETVVLPALERGEIVLQDRYLDSSVAYQGAGRVLDGAQVRDLSLWATNGALPDLTVLLDLDPVAARRRLDSADKPFDRLEAEKQDFHARVREAYLALADAEPDRFIVLDAAASPDRIADAIRTRVAPLL, from the coding sequence GTGACCGCACGCCCTGGGCTCTGGATCACTCTCGAGGGCGGCGACGGCTCAGGAAAGACCACGCAGGCGGAGATTCTCGAGAGTTGGCTGCGGGACGCCGATCACACCGTGCTGCGCACACGCGAGCCCGGAGGCAGCGAGGTCGGGCAGCTGATCCGTGACATCGTGCTGCATCACCGCGGCGACATCGCGCCCCGCGCCGAGGCGCTGTTGTACGCAGCCGACCGCGCGCACCACGTGGAGACCGTCGTACTCCCAGCGCTGGAGCGCGGTGAGATCGTGCTGCAGGATCGCTATCTCGACTCGTCCGTCGCCTATCAGGGGGCAGGCCGGGTGCTCGACGGCGCGCAGGTGCGCGACCTCTCGCTATGGGCGACGAACGGCGCGCTGCCCGATCTCACGGTGCTGCTCGACTTGGACCCCGTCGCGGCGCGACGGCGTCTGGACTCAGCGGACAAGCCGTTCGACCGGCTCGAAGCGGAGAAGCAGGACTTCCACGCCCGGGTGCGCGAGGCGTATCTCGCGCTGGCGGATGCCGAGCCCGATCGGTTCATCGTGCTGGATGCCGCGGCATCCCCTGATCGGATCGCCGACGCGATCCGCACCCGCGTCGCCCCGCTCCTCTGA